A region from the Drosophila bipectinata strain 14024-0381.07 chromosome 3R, DbipHiC1v2, whole genome shotgun sequence genome encodes:
- the Desi gene encoding uncharacterized protein Desi — protein MKMNCLVVLQLLGIMLLLSYASAIPKYEDSHKFYAEKAQRDRSYYNENKTQPSEPQTASTKDRLERLGYTTGYGSLNGYPGGTGLSAYNPIKLDLGGVVLGTLVGIGAIILIPKILSAFHGGYGGYGRSEDNDLTPLSSMINKIDDVLGQNNIDSTSCMQRAVCGYVRSTEYNMKLGSSDQMDEFIHMLSENSLVDYLLDGTAIKEALEHGKRSGDRPCEEVYSNCPLDSKSATDIIMKLMPKKNPQGKGKSSAISRDKKA, from the exons ATGAAAATGAATTGCCTTGTCGTGTTGCAGTTGCTTGGAATTATGCTGTTGCTAAGCTATGCCAGTGCAATTCCCAAATACGAAGACAGTCATAA ATTCTATGCGGAAAAAGCACAGCGAGATCGGTCGTATtataatgaaaacaaaacccaACCCAGTGAACCGCAGACTGCTTCCACAAAAGACAGGCTGGAAAGATTGGGATATACCACAGGATATGGATCTTTAAAT GGTTATCCTGGTGGAACTGGATTGTCGGCATACAATCCCATTAAACTGGATTTGGGTGGCGTTGTTTTGGGAACTCTAGTGGGCATTGGCGCCATTATTTTGATTCCTAAGATTTTGTCCGCATTCCACGGCGGTTATGGAGGCTACGGTCGAA GTGAGGACAATGACCTGACGCCTCTTAGTAGCATGATAAACAAAATCGACGATGTCCTGGGACAAAATAACATAGATTCGACGAGTTGCATGCAACGTGCTGTCTGTGGATACGTTCGCTCGACGGAGTACAACATGAAACTAGGTTCCTCAGACCAAATGGATGAATTTATTCATATGCTCTCCGA aaattctCTCGTTGATTATCTGCTAGATGGTACGGCTATAAAAGAAGCCCTGGAACATGGAAAACGATCTGGGGACCGACCTTGCGAGGAAGTCTACTCCAATTGTCCTTTAGACAGCAAATCAGCCACTGATATTATTATGAAACTAATGCCCAAGAAAAATCCCCAGGGAAAGGGAAAATCGTCAGCAATTTCTCGCGATAAGAAAGCATAG
- the Art1 gene encoding protein arginine N-methyltransferase 1: MASTDIPMEAAVENATGLTPNSNNVLKKLPASGTDSSTGANANANTNANADEMTSRDYYFDSYAHFGIHEEMLKDEVRTVTYRNAMYHNKHLFQGKTVLDVGCGTGILSMFAAKAGAAQVIAVDCSNIIEFARQVVIDNNLQDVIKVVKGKIEEIELPNGIEGVDIIISEWMGYCLFYESMLDTVLYARDKWLKPGGMMFPDRGTLYITAIEDRQYKDEKINWWDDVYGFDMSCIRKVAVTEPLVDVVDPKQVVSTSCMVKEVDLYTVQKADLNFASQFSLTIKRNDFVQALVTYFNIEFTKCHKRLGFSTSPDSTYTHWKQTVFYLDDQMTAKKNEEITGTFQMKPNERNNRDLDFVIDINFKGELSEIHETNTYRMR; the protein is encoded by the exons atg GCCAGCACAGACATCCCGATGGAAGCAGCAGTGGAAAACGCGACCGGCCTCACGCCCAATTCAAACAATGTGCTGAAGAAGCTGCCCGCCAGCGGCACGGATTCTTCCACCGGAGCCAACGCTAACGCCAATACAAATGCTAATGCCGATGAGATGACATCGCGGGACTACTATTTCGACTCCTACGCTCACTTCGGCATCCACGAGGAGATGCTCAAAGACGAAGTGCGCACCGTCACATACCGCAACGCCATGTACCACAACAAGCATTTGTTCCAGGGAAAG ACTGTTCTTGATGTGGGTTGCGGTACAGGTATACTTTCAATGTTTGCCGCTAAAGCCGGCGCCGCCCAGGTCATCGCAGTGGATTGCTCCAACATTATTGAGTTTGCCCGCCAAGTAGTCATTGACAACAATCTTCAGGATGTAATCAAGGTTGTCAAGGGCAAGATTGAAGAGATCGAACTGCCGAATGGTATTGAGGGAGTGGACATTATTATTTCGGAATGGATGGG CTACTGCCTTTTCTACGAGTCCATGCTGGACACAGTGCTGTACGCGCGAGACAAGTGGCTTAAGCCCGGCGGCATGATGTTCCCAGATCGTGGAACTCTTTACATTACTGCCATTGAGGATCGGCAGTACAAGGATGAGAAAATTAACTGGTGGGATGATGTATACGGCTTTGATATGAGCTGCATCCGTAAAGTGGCTGTGACTGAACCATTAGTGGACGTGGTTGACCCCAAACAAGTAGTATCGACATCGTGCATGGTCAAGGAAGTCGACCTCTACACCGTCCAGAAGGCGGACCTCAACTTTGCTTCACAGTTTAGTTTGACAATCAAGCGCAATGATTTCGTCCAGGCGCTGGTCACATACTTCAACATCGAGTTCACAAAGTGCCACAAGCGACTCGGTTTTAGCACGTCGCCCGATTCCACATACACACATTGGAAGCAGACGGTGTTCTACTTGGACGACCAAATGACTGCAAAGAAGAATGAAGAGATCACCGGTACGTTCCAGATGAAGCCCAACGAGCGGAATAATCGCGACCTCGACTTTGTGATCGACATTAACTTCAAGGGCGAGCTGTCGGAGATACATGAGACGAACACATACCGTATGCGCTAG
- the LOC108129383 gene encoding protein qua-1-like, translating into MGIDLEYICCNPASSSSSSTKIFCDIENPCSPCRCNRCCKSNFLNDHTYAILKRICHKIVKNCNRQRCREQYSVFDGGNSTNLKQLIGEQRDAYLQYGDGRNKYTDAFERCRKSRGRGERDGDDYGDVSKRNQKCKGRGGVDGDWADGSRRGKGRDYDGEDTEEWNKSRKKGLGDDEDGGDSQKKKAKGRGGIGDDDEDGSKSKKGKKGKGKDKDGDEDGEAGKAKGKGKGKGKDGDEDGDSAKKGGKGKGAKEGDEDADGSKKGGKGKDKDGKDGGDAADAAKKAGKDKGKGEDADAAAAPKKAEKGKGKGDDADADAAAAAKKAGKGKGEDSEPAARKSKKGKGEEADAAAKAKEAADKKAKEDKAKADKDAAAAKAKAEKEAVMALAKAKAAADKEAAAAAKAAAAAAKASGAAGKESKAKKGEGEGKKKRDSAGRKSKSGQGRASSDRGSRGRRGSQGREGGTRGKDGNRQNDGKSVGRYGENRDQPGCRVVRTCDVMRCQLEQRDMYRLCFCPCNDGPLCSPCTPCLPYPPCCPPCMM; encoded by the exons atggGCATAGACTTAGAGTACATCTGCTGCAATCCAGCGTCTAG TTCCTCAAGTTCGACGAAAATATTCTGTGACATTGAAAATCCTTGTAGCCCATGCAGATGTAATCGGTGCTGTAAATCAAACTTTTTGAACGATCATACCTATGCAATACTCAAGAGGATATGCCATAAGATAGTCAAAAACTGCAATCGACAGCGGTGTCGGGAACAGTATTCAGTATTTGATGGTGGAAATAGCACAAACTTAAAGCAACTGATTGGAGAACAAAGAG ATGCATACCTACAATACGGTGACGGCAGGAATAAATACACGGACGCGTTCGAAAGGTGCCGAAAAAGTCGAGGGCGCGGTGAAAGAGATGGTGACGATTACGGAGATGTCTCTAAAAGAAACCAGAAGTGCAAAGGCCGAGGTGGTGTAGACGGTGATTGGGCGGATGGATCTCGGAGAGGCAAAGGTCGTGACTACGACGGCGAGGACACTGAAGAATGGAACAAATCCAGAAAGAAAGGTCTAGGTGACGACGAAGATGGCGGAGATTCGCAGAAAAAGAAGGCCAAAGGGCGTGGGGGTATTGGTGACGACGATGAAGACGGATCCAAAAGCAAAAAGGGCAAAAAGGGTAAAGGCAAGGATAAAGATGGTGACGAAGATGGCGAGGCGGGAAAAGCTAAGGGAAAAGGAAAGGGAAAAGGGAAGGATGGGGATGAGGATGGAGATAGTGCGAAGAAAGGTGGAAAGGGAAAAGGAGCAAAGGAGGGGGACGAAGATGCCGATGGATCTAAGAAAGGCGGTAAGGGAAAAGACAAGGATGGAAAAGATGGCGGAGATGCAGCCGACGCAGCCAAAAAGGCTGGAAAAGACAAAGGCAAAGGTGAAGACGCAGACGCTGCCGCTGCTCCCAAGAAGGCTGAAAAGGGCAAGGGCAAAGGTGACGACGCAGATGCAGACGCTGCCGCGGCTGCCAAGAAGGCTGGAAAAGGCAAAGGCGAAGATTCCGAACCTGCAGCCAGAAAGtctaaaaaaggaaaaggcgAGGAGGCAGACGCTGCAGCCAAGGCCAAGGAAGCCGCCGATAAGAAGGCTAAAGAAGACAAAGCAAAAGCCGACAAGGATGCGGCGGCTGCTAAGGCCAAAGCCGAAAAGGAAGCTGTTATGGCGCTAGCTAAGGCCAAGGCCGCTGCCGATAAGGAAGCTGCTGCGGCGGCAAAagccgctgctgccgctgccaaGGCTAGCGGCGCTGCAGGAAAAGAATCAAAGGCCAAAAAAGGTGAAGGTGaaggtaaaaaaaagagagactCTGCAGGAAGAAAGAGCAAATCTGGCCAAGGTCGAGCCTCTAGTGATCGTGGCAGTCGGGGTAGACGTGGAAGTCAAGGACGAGAAGGTGGCACAAGAGGGAAGGATGGAAATCGCCAGAACGATGGCAAGTCTGTAGGAAGATACGGCGAAAATCGTGATCAGCCAGGATGTCGTGTCGTCCGTACCTGCGATGTCATGCGATGTCAGTTGGAGCAAAGGGATATGTACAGATT ATGCTTTTGCCCCTGTAACGACGGACCTTTGTGCAGCCCTTGTACGCCTTGCTTACCTTATCCACCATGTTGTCCGCCCTGCATGATGTAG
- the mRpL37 gene encoding large ribosomal subunit protein mL37, with translation MRLTNTLCAQHIGWHFKKHWLVQGKRVPKETGAAAELLKLGITIKTPEDILNPRVELPRVNIVGDRERPIPLDSSHPNWHSKVCHTISDSNVVIGGLPQAQVLTNSIEIPTFPKKIEDAIANQELPSSIDKNVKHAILASHVYDAEQVKLPKVRNPDRPNFNLPRTYGISHERVNRLLINKLIHESDKLANESVTLQRKLMDNAPFQTFINHDENLFSFDLVAQKVVVSNKAIEAIKGKFEGNVPDLYPMKCTISIPKQHIYVNENFYPLSATQTCSHPHTIFSVFNKHLVNNVHKSEVTTSQLHARTLLKAFGVAVARAKQLHGDSAGGVLPKPIVVQSVQTDGRTFHFGVLQLNTLDPNSSTKNLWFQRQSYDLFSECGYKSGKSFLENYNGDVFRILNAFYNNS, from the exons ATGAGGCTGACAAATACGTTATGTGCCCAGCATATTGGCTGGCATTTTAAGAAGCATTGGCTAGTCCAGGGAAAGCGAGTTCCAAAGGAAACAGGAGCAGCCGCCGAGCTTTTGAAACTGGGGATAACCATCAAGACACCTGAGGACATATTGAACCCCAGGGTGGAGTTACCGAG AGTCAACATAGTGGGAGACCGGGAGCGTCCAATTCCTCTAGACAGTTCACATCCAAACTGGCATTCGAAAGTCTGCCATACGATTTCTGATAGCAACGTTGTGATTGGCGGTTTACCCCAAGCCCAGGTCCTGACCAACTCTATAGAGATTCCGACGTTTCCCAAGAAAATCGAGGATGCGATTGCCAACCAGGAGTTGCCTAGTTCCATTGACAAGAATGTTAAGCACGCAATATTAGCTTCCCACGTGTACGACGCGGAGCAAGTCAAGTTGCCAAAGGTTAGGAACCCAGATCGTCCCAATTTTAACCTGCCGCGAACTTATGGAATTTCCCACGAAAGAGTCAA TCGCCTGTTAATCAACAAACTTATACACGAAAGCGACAAGCTAGCCAACGAGTCAGTTACGTTGCAACGAAAGTTGATGGACAATGCTCCATTCCAAACGTTCATAAACCACGACGAAAACCTTTTCAGCTTTGATCTGGTTGCGCAAAAGGTAGTTGTTTCCAATAAAGCTATTGAGGCTATAAAGGGAAAATTTGAAGGAAATGTTCCCGACCTGTACCCAATGAAGTGCACTATTTCGATTCCAAAGCAACATATTTATGTTAATGAGAACTTCTACC ctttgaGTGCTACCCAAACCTGTTCGCATCCACACACGATATTCTCCGTTTTCAACAAGCACTTGGTCAATAACGTACACAAATCCGAGGTTACAACTTCGCAGCTGCATGCGAGAACCCTGCTGAAAGCTTTTGGTGTGGCTGTGGCGAGGGCCAAGCAATTACATGGGGACTCGGCCGGCGGTGTCCTGCCCAAACCAATTGTGGTGCAAAGTGTTCAGACCGACGGCAGAACCTTCCACTTTGGTGTACTGCAACTGAACACACTCGATCCCAACAGTTCTACAAAGAACTTGTGGTTCCAGAGACAAAGCTATGATCTATTTTCAGAATGTGGCTACAAATCTGGAAAGTCATTTTTGGAGAATTATAATGGCGATGTCTTCCGAATCCTAAATGCATTTTATAACAActcttaa
- the Rbp1 gene encoding RNA-binding protein 1 isoform X1 yields the protein MPRYREWDLACKVYVGNLGSSASKYEIENAFSKYGPLRNVWVARNPPGFAFVEFEDRRDAEDATRALDGTRCCGTRIRVEMSSGRSRDRRRGGFESGSSSGGRFGSGRYRITPSARTTSTATSSFYNISNPQPATIFTATASNLQLSTLKIIKFCAFSS from the exons ATGCCCCGCTACAGAGAATGGGATCTGGCCTGCAAGGTATATGTGGGAAACTTGGGATCATCGGCGTCTAAATACGAAATAGAGAACGCCTTTTCAAAATATGGACCATTGAGGAACGTATGGGTTGCTCGCAACCCACCTGGTTTTGCCTTCGTTGAGTTTGAAGACAGGCGTGATGCGGAGGATGCAACCCGGGCGCTTGACGGCACTCGCTGCTGCGGCACACGCATTCGAGTGGAAATGTCCTCGGGCCGCTCACGTGACCGCCGTCGAGGCGGATTCGAAAGTGGCAGTAGCAGTGGCGGACGATTCGGATCCGGACGTTACAG GATAACTCCTTCGGCTAGAACTACTTCCACTGCTACTTCTTCCTTCTACAACATCAGCAACCCACAACCTGCAACCATCTTCACAGCCACTGCCAGCAATCTTCAACTTTCAACTCTAAAAATTATCAAGTTCTGCGCGTTTTCATCGTAG
- the Mcm5 gene encoding DNA replication licensing factor Mcm5, with protein sequence MEGFDDAGVFFSDNFGGENQQDTQINLQAVKKKYKEFIRTFNEDNFFYKYRDTLKRNYLNGRYFLEIEMEDLVGFDEALADKLNKQPTEHLQIFEEAAREVADEITAPRPEHEEHMHDIQILLTSNANPTNIRELKSDCVSKLVKIAGIIVAASGISAKATRMSIQCMSCSTVIPNLKVNPGLEGYALPRKCTTEQAGRPKCPLDPFFIMPDKCKCVDFQTLKLQELPDFVPQGEIPRHLQLFCDRSLCERVVPGNRVLIQGIYSIRKVGRPSRQDGREKAVVGVRAPYMRVVGITVDSEGAGAISRYSNITSDEEENFRRMAASGDIYERLSESLAPSIFGSRDIKKAITCMLFGGSRKRLPDGLCRRGDINVLLLGDPGTAKSQLLKFVEKVAPIGVYTSGKGSSAAGLTASVIKDPQSRNFVMEGGAMVLADGGVVCIDEFDKMREDDRVAIHEAMEQQTISIAKAGITTTLNSRCSVLAAANSIFGRWDDTKGEENIDFMPTILSRFDMIFIVKDVHDETRDITLAKHIINVHLSSSKPLPKEMTEGEISLSTFKKYIHYCRTHCGPRLSEAAGEKLKSRYVLMRSGAGQQEKNSDKRLSIPITVRQLEAVIRISESLAKIRLLPFATDEHVNEALRLFQVSTLDAAMTGSLAGAEGFTTEEDQEILNRIEKQLKRRFAIGSQVSEQNILQDFLRQKYEERTIMKVIHTMIRRGELQHRMQRKMLYRIC encoded by the exons ATGGAAGGCTTTGATGACGCAGGAGTGTTTTTCTCTGACAATTTCGGTGGCGAGAACCAGCAGGATACGCAGATCAATCTTCAGGCAGTGAAGAAGAAGTACAAGGAATTCATACGCACCTTCAATGAGGATAACTTCTTTTACAAATATCG CGATACTCTCAAGAGGAACTATCTCAATGGGCGGTACTTCTTGGAGATCGAAATGGAGGACCTGGTTGGCTTCGATGAGGCTCTGGCAGACAAGCTTAACAAGCAGCCCACGGAGCACTTGCAGATCTTTGAGGAAGCTGCCCGGGAGGTGGCCGACGAGATCACAGCTCCGCGTCCCGAACACGAGGAGCACATGCACGACATTCAGATTTTGCTGACCTCCAATGCCAATCCCACGAACATACGCGAATTAAAGTCTGACTGCGTGTCGAAGTTGGTCAAAATAGCTGGTATCATTGTCGCTGCTTCTGGAATTAGTGCCAAGGCCACACGTATGTCCATCCAGTGCATGTCTTGCAGCACTGTCATACCAAACCTTAAAGTGAATCCTGGATTGGAGGGCTATGCCCTGCCCAGGAAGTGTACGACAGAGCAGGCTGGTAGACCCAAATGTCCCCTAGATCCGTTCTTTATCATGCCGGACAAATGCAAGTGCGTAGATTTTCAAACCCTCAAACTGCAGGAGCTGCCTGACTTTGTGCCCCAGGGTGAGATTCCCAGGCATCTCCAGCTGTTCTGCGATCGCTCGCTGTGTGAGCGTGTAGTGCCCGGCAATCGCGTCCTGATCCAGGGAATTTACTCGATTCGTAAAGTTGGAAGACCTTCTCGCCAAGATGGACGTGAAAAAGCAGTAGTAGGTGTTCGGGCTCCCTATATGCGAGTGGTGGGCATTACCGTTGATTCAGAGGGAGCGGGTGCCATCTCCCGGTATAGTAATATCACCAGCGACGAGGAAGAGAACTTCCGGCGCATGGCCGCCTCTGGCGATATTTATGAGAGGCTTTCCGAGTCCTTGGCTCCGAGTATCTTTGGATCGCGGGACATTAAGAAAGCCATTACGTGCATGCTCTTTGGTGGCTCCCGAAAGCGCCTTCCCGATGGTTTGTGCCGTCGTGGGGACATTAACGTTCTGCTGCTGGGTGATCCTGGTACAGCAAAGTCGCAGCTGCTTAAGTTTGTGGAGAAGGTGGCGCCAATTGGAGTATATACGTCAGGCAAAGGATCCAGTGCTGCCGGTCTGACGGCTTCGGTTATAAAGGATCCGCAATCG CGTAATTTTGTCATGGAAGGCGGCGCTATGGTTTTAGCCGATGGAGGAGTGGTCTGCATTGATGAGTTCGATAAGATGAGGGAAGACGATCGTGTCGCTATTCACGAGGCAATGGAGCAGCAGACCATATCCATTGCGAAGGCTGGCATCACCACCACTTTGAACTCCCGTTGCTCGGTCCTGGCGGCTGCCAACTCCATTTTCGGACGATGGGATGATACCAAGGGCGAGGAGAACATTGACTTTATGCCCACTATCTTGTCCCGTTTTGATATGATTTTCATTGTCAAGGATGTGCACGATGAAACGCGGGATATTACTCTGGCCAAGCATATCATCAACGTCCATCTTAGCTCTAGTAAACCTTTACCAAAAGAAATGACAGAAGGAGAGATATCGTTGTCGACGTTCAAGAAGTACATCCACTACTGTCGTACACATTGCGGTCCAAGACTTAGTGAGGCCGCCGGGGAGAAGCTGAAGAGTCGCTACGTCCTCATGCGCAGTGGTGCCGGTCAGCAGGAGAAGAACTCTGACAAGCGACTGAGCATTCCGATCACCGTGCGCCAGCTGGAGGCTGTCATCCGGATCTCAGAATCTCTCGCGAAAATACGCTTGCTTCCATTTGCCACCGATGAACATGTAAACGAGGCACTTCGCCTTTTCCAAGTATCAACTCTGGATGCTGCGATGACTGGCAGCTTGGCTGGAGCTGAAGGATTCACCACGGAAGAGGACCAGGAAATTCTAAATCGCATCGAAAAGCAGTTAAAGCGTCGTTTTGCTATTGGATCTCAAGTCTCTGAGCAGAACATATTGCAG GACTTTTTACGTCAGAAGTATGAGGAACGCACTATCATGAAAGTGATTCACACCATGATTCGACGCGGAGAGCTTCAGCACAGGATGCAGCGAAAGATGCTCTACCGAATTTGCTAA
- the LOC108129779 gene encoding uncharacterized protein has product MNRLKSATSSNNSGTSSETSETQSVDDQQSASQSNVRASSASLNRAKNSWRRMKDLAAEKEKENESKRPPWRAVSVSTLTKPDKSALLRAKLLDASRRLRAGKANVALQTDFVPTKLMKEASFGVQHDLILRKEIGILTDGQYSKKKDGFQQYVLTYSMSQMTDSVDTVSRQTQTLLPKAYNNDLVNSYLTNSDEDGSEITSDVEKRLGDQIAKIRKLNFNESSQPRKNINNSNLAPTLASWHFDDDAVEMESERHFIPYIIEPYKPWRSFVPFPFRLRGNSLIGTQKIDWYALLQSIDDLIKESNNLVDKLEHIMLEGRVHRNSVLNKLDKIPKFDPGKFILPSEQWLPLIEQQEKQLQILLQGNEPNNTYSHPQL; this is encoded by the exons ATGAACAGGCTTAAGTCAGCCACAAGCTCCAACAACAGTGGCACATCCTCGGAAACCAGCGAGACGCAAAGTGTGGATGACCAGCAAAGTGCTTCGCAATCGAACGTTCGTGCTAGTAGTGCATCATTGAATAG agCAAAAAACAGTTGGAGACGCATGAAGGACCTGGCGGCGGAAAAGGAAAAAGAAAATGAGTCCAAGCGCCCACCATGGCGCGCTGTTAGCGTCTCAACGCTCACGAAACCTGATAAAAGTGCCCTGTTGCGGGCCAAATTACTGGACGCTTCAAg ACGGCTGAGAGCGGGTAAGGCCAATGTAGCTCTGCAAACCGACTTCGTGCCTACAAAGCTAATGAAAGAGGCCAGCTTTGGTGTCCAACATGACCTCATTCTTCGCAAGGAAATAGGCATTCTAACCGATGGACAATATTCAAAGAAGAAAGATGGGTTTCAGCAGT ACGTCCTGACTTACTCCATGTCTCAAATGACCGATAGTGTGGATACTGTTTCGCGACAAACTCAAACCCTACTGCCCAAGGCCTACAATAACGATCTGGTAAACTCGTATTTGACGAACTCTGATGAGGACGGCAGTGAAATTACATCCGATGTTGAAAAGAGACTTGGCGATCAAATTGCAAAGATACGGAAGCTTAACTTTAACGAGTCCTCGCAGcctagaaaaaatattaataattcaaACTTGGCTCCAACTCTTGCGTCTTGGCATTTCGACGACGATGCAGTGGAAATGGAGTCTGAGCGGCATTTTATACCCTATATTATTGAGCCGTATAAGCCCTGGCGAAGCTTTGTACCTTTTCCCTTTAGGTTACGAGGTAATTCTCTTATCGGAACCCAGAAAATCGATTGGTATGCCTTGCTGCAGTCTATTGACGATTTGATCAAGGAGTCCAACAACTTGGTTGACAAGCTGGAACACATTATGCTTGAGGGTCGGGTACACCGCAATTCTGTATTGAATAAGTTGgataaaataccaaaatttgaTCCTGGCAAGTTTATTCTGCCCTCAGAGCAATGGTTGCCTTTGATTGAGCAGCAGGAAAAGCAGCTTCAGATTCTTTTACAAGGCAACGAACCAAATAATACTTATTCACATCCACAgctttaa
- the LOC108129901 gene encoding abnormal spindle-like microcephaly-associated protein homolog has product MYIYPSSPESASSLQSEESAAIKIQAGFRGYRVRKQIHRSTKSSSQNSTSSHRRNQRQRSQNNALMENQGNTPRPNGGDAKANGENGGKSVEDRSATKIQAGFRGFLVRKQQKIAKDAAVKIQAGFRGFKARKELKQCEPIA; this is encoded by the coding sequence ATGTACATTTACCCGAGCTCCCCGGAATCAGCATCATCCTTGCAGTCCGAAGAGAGTGCGGCCATTAAAATTCAGGCAGGATTTCGTGGATACCGAGTGCGCAAGCAGATCCATCGATCAACCAAGTCCTCCAGCCAGAACAGCACCTCCAGCCATCGGCGAAACCAGCGCCAAAGATCACAGAACAACGCCCTTATGGAGAACCAGGGAAACACTCCTCGCCCCAATGGCGGCGATGCGAAGGCGAACGGAGAAAATGGCGGAAAGTCGGTAGAGGATCGCAGTGCCACCAAGATCCAGGCAGGATTCCGGGGCTTCCTGGTGCGCAAGCAGCAGAAGATTGCTAAGGATGCGGCGGTGAAGATTCAGGCTGGCTTCCGGGGATTCAAGGCCCgcaaagaattaaaacaaTGTGAGCCCATTGCATAG
- the Rbp1 gene encoding RNA-binding protein 1 isoform X2, translated as MPRYREWDLACKVYVGNLGSSASKYEIENAFSKYGPLRNVWVARNPPGFAFVEFEDRRDAEDATRALDGTRCCGTRIRVEMSSGRSRDRRRGGFESGSSSGGRFGSGRYRSRSPRRSRSPRSRSYSCDRRSRSDSRDRH; from the exons ATGCCCCGCTACAGAGAATGGGATCTGGCCTGCAAGGTATATGTGGGAAACTTGGGATCATCGGCGTCTAAATACGAAATAGAGAACGCCTTTTCAAAATATGGACCATTGAGGAACGTATGGGTTGCTCGCAACCCACCTGGTTTTGCCTTCGTTGAGTTTGAAGACAGGCGTGATGCGGAGGATGCAACCCGGGCGCTTGACGGCACTCGCTGCTGCGGCACACGCATTCGAGTGGAAATGTCCTCGGGCCGCTCACGTGACCGCCGTCGAGGCGGATTCGAAAGTGGCAGTAGCAGTGGCGGACGATTCGGATCCGGACGTTACAG ATCCCGTTCTCCTCGTCGCTCCCGTTCGCCACGCAGCCGGAGCTATTCCTGCGATCGCCGAAGCCGGTCGGACTCCCGAGATCGCCACTGA